A window of Desulfovibrio sp. TomC genomic DNA:
TCCGCATCAAGCCGGACCGGCCGCGCCACCCGCACCGAACCTACAGGCCGAAAGGAGAACGCTCCCCATGCCCGAGGCTGTCCGCGCTGCCGTCTTCTGGGCGGCCATGCTCCTTTTTGCCATACACCTGGGTCTGGCTCTGGCCGGCGCAGGCATTCCGCTTATCACGTCGCTTGTGGGCCTCAGCAAGGTCAAGCGGCTGAAAATCTTCACCGACAAGTTTGGCCAACAGACCGCCACCTTCGCCCTGCTTGGCGGCTTGTGGGTCTTTATCGTCCTTATAGTCTCTTTGGCGGCGCTGTGGCTCCTGGCCCCGGCCAAAGCCCCCTACTATCTCGGCCTGCCCTTTCCCCTGGCCGCCGTGGCCGGGACGGTGCTGGCCGGAGCCCTTGCCTTTCTGACCTATCGCGGCTCGTGGCAGCGGCTCAAGGCCCAAAAAACCCTGCACGGAGCCATTGGCCTGACCACCACGCTGCTCCTGTGGGCCGCCCTGTACGTCGGGCTGGCCGCCGCCCGTCCCTTGGCGCTCCTGCTTCCCCCGGCAACGGGTCCGGCCTTCCTGCTGCCGCCGGGCAATTCACTGGTCTGGCGTCTGTTCGCCCTGGGCTTGGCCTTGTCCCTCGGTCTGGCCGGGACGTTTACCGGCGCGTGGCTGGTGTGGCGGCGCGACAAGGACGATTTTGGCCGCGACTACTATAATTTCACCCTGCGCCTGTCGGCCCGGATCGGCTTCGTCGGCCATGCCCTGGCCCTGGTCGCCGTAGGCTGGCTCGGTCTTGCCCTCATGCCCCTGGCCGGCGAACTGACGACCAGGCTGGCCGTCTCCCTGGGCCTGTACGGCACCGGCGTGCTGCTCACCCTGGTCTGCCTGGGATTTATCATGCCCCAGGAAAACGCCCTGCGCCATAAGATCCTGCTCGTCGCCGGTTTTCTTGGCTCGCTCCTGGCCCTGACCGGCCTGTGCGCCGGCCTGACCGGGCTTGTCGTCCCGGGGCTGGCCGGCAGCATCCTGCCGTGACCATCCCGTAACGCCAAGGAACCGAACCCACAACGCGGCCGAACGCTTCCAGGCAACGCGCAACCAGCCGGCTGGTTGCGCGTTTTTTTGTCTGGCGAAGCAGCCCGGCGTCAACTCCGGGACACCCGCACCAGGGCCGTCGCCCGGGACAGTTCGACAGCCAAAGCCGGATCGGCCAGCGCCTCGGCCAGGATCGGTTCGTTGATTAAAAACCGGTAGGAATGGCACAGCGGCAGCAGGCGCCCCGGATCGCAGCCATCCAGGGACAGGGCCAGCGTGTCGGCCATGCCGACGGCCAGCGCCAGCCGGATATCGGCCAGCCCGGCCTCCAGGTCCTCAATTTCCACCCAGGACGGGGCATGGTGCAGGCACACGGCCTGGGACAGGTTTCCCGGCAGGTCAAAACCGCCGCACACGGCATACCCGGCCAGACCGTGGTGAACGCCGTACGCCGCCAGCTCGGCCGGCGGACGCCAGGGAGCGGCAGATTGTCCGGCGGCCGGCAGGGTCAGCTTGCCGACGTCGTGCAGGAGCCCGGCGGTGTAGGCCACGCCGGCGTCGAGTCCGGCAAAGGCCGGGGCAATGCGCCGGGCCAGGACGGCCGTCTTGGCCATATGCGCCCACATGGCCCCCCGGGCCGGTCGCGTCGGGCCGCCCGGGACTTCGGCCCGCTCCAGCAGTTCGGCAAAGACCAGGGCGCGCACGTTGCCCAGGCCAACCACGGCGACGGCCTGCTCCACGGCGGCAATCTCGGCGCGCAGGCCATAGAGCGGACTGTTGGCGATTTTCAAGACATTGCCGGCCAGGACCGGGTTGGCGGCCACGAGATCGACCACGGCCCCCAGACTGGTCCGGGGATTGCTTAAGCGGGGCAGGAGCGACCCGCTGGCGGCATCCTGGCTCACCTGCCGGACTGCGGCGGCGATGCCCGGCGGCAGGCTCCTGCCGCTGGCGGCAAAGAACCGGTGTTCCCGCCCGGCCGCGGCGTCCGGTTCGTCGTAGAGCCGGGCCAGCCCAAGGCCCAGGCGCTCAAGCACCGCCTCGCCCTCTCCAGTGCGCAGTGTCCGGGGCGGACCGGCCGAAACCCGTCGGCCCGCCCCCGTCGCCCGGGCCAAGCCTGCCCCTGCTTCGCTGGCAGTCTCCGAAACGGACGCCCGGTTTCGCCGCCGCAAGGCCATGCCAACACCAAGGCCTGCTCCAACGAGCAGGCCAACCAGAACCCAAAATTCCCACTGCATGCAGGCCACAGCGGCCAAGCCGCCCCTGTTGCGCGTCAATCGACCAAAATGGCCACGTCTCCGTCAACCCGACCGTTGGCTCAGAAACGCACCATTCGTCGGTCAACCAGCACGCTGCCCGGGGCTTCCGGGATCTGCTGCGCCGGCCCGGCCGCCCACAGGACGACTGGGAATGCCCCGGCGGCCTGGGGGGATACGCTCCCGGCCGCCGGCAAAGGGAAAAGCAAGTGAAAGGACTTGGGCCGTTTCGAAGGCGCAAACGCCCCCTGTGCCGGAGAGAATCGACTCTCCCGCGTGGACTTCATGACGCCCGCATAACACGCAATCAGCGCGGGAGGATTGTCCAAACGCGACAGACCGGGACGCTACGAAGCTGGGCCGGGGACGACAGCCGAACTGGGTTTGGAGCCGCCCAAGCGTTTTTTCAGCCACTCCTGCAAGGCATCGAGATAGATGTAATAGACCGGCGTGAAATAGAGGGTCAAAAGCTGGGACACGACCAGCCCCCCCACCACGCAAAGTCCGAGCGGCCGCCGCGCCGCCGCCCCGGCCCCAAACCCCAGGGCAATGGGCAACGTCCCCATCAGCGCCGCCATGGTGGTCATCATGATGGGGCGAAAGCGCACCAGCGCTCCCTGATAGATGGCCTCCCGGGCCGGGATATGCTGGCCGCGCTGGCTCTCCAGGGCAAAGTCGATCATCATGATGGCGTTTTTCTTAACAATGCCAATAAGCATGATGATGCCGACAAAGCCGTAGATATTGAGGTCCATGCCAAAGAGCATGAGCGTGGCCAAGGCCCCGACCCCGGCCGAGGGCAGGCCGGAAAGGATGGTCAGGGGATGGATGAAGCTCTCATAGAGGATGCCAAGGACGATGTAGATGACGAGCACGGCCATGCCCAACAGAACGGACAGGCCGGTCAGCGAACTCTGGAAGGCCTGGGCCTCGCCCTGGAAGCTCGTGAAGACCGAGGCCGGCAGTTCGCGCCGGGCCGTGCTTTCGATGGCGTCCACCACCGAGCCCAGCGACGCCCCTGGGCGCAGGTTAAAGGAGATGGTCACCGACGGGGTCTGGCCGGAATGGTTGATGGACAGCGGCCCCACCGCAACCGTGCGGGCGATCAGGGTATCCAGGGGCACGAGCTGGCCGTCGCTTGAGCGCACATAGAGCATGGACAGGGCTTCGGGGTTGGCCTGATAGGCCGAGGCCAGCTCCATGATGACCTGATAGGTGTCGTTGGGGGCGTAAATGGTCGAGATCTGGCGGTTGCCGTAGGACGTGGCCAGGGCGTTTTCGATCTGGTAGGCGCTGATGCCCAGGGCCGACGCCTTGTCGCGGTCGATGTCGATGCGAAGCTCGGGGTTTTTGATCTGCAGATCGCTGGAGACGTCCTGGATGCCGTCGAGACCGCGCAGTTTGATTTCGAAAGCCGAGGCGGCGGCGAAAAGCTCGTCGGTGTTGGTGGCCTGCAAGGTGAACTGGTACTGGCCCTTGGAGGCCCGGCCGCCAATACGGATGGGCGGGGGGTTTTGCAGATAGGAACGCAAGCCCGGCACCTCGGCGAACTCGCGGCGAAGCCGCTGCATGACCTCATCAGCGCTGGCCTTGCGTTCGTGCAGGGGCTTGAGCGACAGCATCAGCCTGCCGTTGTTGGTGGTATTGTTGGGACCGCCCGGACCGATCACGGACATGAATTCGCCAATGTCCGGGTCTTTTTGCAAGATGGCATTGAGGCGCTGCTGGCGCTCGGTCATGACGTCAAAGGCCACGCCTTCCTCGGCCTCGGTGGTCACCGCTAACTGGCCGGTGTCCTCGCTGGGCAAAAAGCCCTTGGGAATGGCTCCAAAGAGCCACACCGTGACGCCGAGCAGCGCCAGGGAAAAGAGCATGGTGGCGGCATGATGGCGCAACACAAAGCGCAGGGAGACGTCGTAGGCGTCGCGCAGCCCGTTAAAGGCCCCTTCGATGGCGTTGTAGACCCGGCCGTGGCCCTCGTTGACATGGGGCCGCAGCACCAGATTGCACAACATGGGGGTCAGCGA
This region includes:
- a CDS encoding HDOD domain-containing protein yields the protein MARATGAGRRVSAGPPRTLRTGEGEAVLERLGLGLARLYDEPDAAAGREHRFFAASGRSLPPGIAAAVRQVSQDAASGSLLPRLSNPRTSLGAVVDLVAANPVLAGNVLKIANSPLYGLRAEIAAVEQAVAVVGLGNVRALVFAELLERAEVPGGPTRPARGAMWAHMAKTAVLARRIAPAFAGLDAGVAYTAGLLHDVGKLTLPAAGQSAAPWRPPAELAAYGVHHGLAGYAVCGGFDLPGNLSQAVCLHHAPSWVEIEDLEAGLADIRLALAVGMADTLALSLDGCDPGRLLPLCHSYRFLINEPILAEALADPALAVELSRATALVRVSRS
- a CDS encoding efflux RND transporter permease subunit encodes the protein MNPASIFITRPVMTTLVMSAILIFGVMAYNRLPVSDLPNVDFPTIEVRVSLPGASPETMAAAVANPLEKQFSTIAGLDSMTSINTLGSTRITMQFALDRNIDAASLDVQSAMTTAGKDLPDDLPSPPSFRKVNPADSPILYLAISSAVMRASDVNEFAENMMAQRISMVPGVAQVSVYGSKKYAVRIQLDPEAMAAKGIGVDEASEAVKRGNVNLPVGTVSGPAREYTVRSSGKLMDAASYRPLIVAWKNGSPVRLGEIANVADSVEETRRLNWFSGTPGMVLAVQRQPGTNTVEVVDAVKKLLPHFQAQLPASVSLRVLYDRSTSIRESVADVKFTLVLTVCLVVMVIFLFLRNIPATVIPSLALPMSVVGTFAVMYQLGFSLDNISLMALTLSVGFVVDDAIVMLENIVRHMEMGKTPLAAAMEGSREISFTIVSMTISLAAVFLPVFFMGGVVGRLFHEFAVTIMVSILISGFVSISLTPMLCNLVLRPHVNEGHGRVYNAIEGAFNGLRDAYDVSLRFVLRHHAATMLFSLALLGVTVWLFGAIPKGFLPSEDTGQLAVTTEAEEGVAFDVMTERQQRLNAILQKDPDIGEFMSVIGPGGPNNTTNNGRLMLSLKPLHERKASADEVMQRLRREFAEVPGLRSYLQNPPPIRIGGRASKGQYQFTLQATNTDELFAAASAFEIKLRGLDGIQDVSSDLQIKNPELRIDIDRDKASALGISAYQIENALATSYGNRQISTIYAPNDTYQVIMELASAYQANPEALSMLYVRSSDGQLVPLDTLIARTVAVGPLSINHSGQTPSVTISFNLRPGASLGSVVDAIESTARRELPASVFTSFQGEAQAFQSSLTGLSVLLGMAVLVIYIVLGILYESFIHPLTILSGLPSAGVGALATLMLFGMDLNIYGFVGIIMLIGIVKKNAIMMIDFALESQRGQHIPAREAIYQGALVRFRPIMMTTMAALMGTLPIALGFGAGAAARRPLGLCVVGGLVVSQLLTLYFTPVYYIYLDALQEWLKKRLGGSKPSSAVVPGPAS